A region of uncultured Desulfobacter sp. DNA encodes the following proteins:
- a CDS encoding thioesterase family protein, which yields MKAIQRVNFEDCDPFSHLNNANYIRYFITAREEQLRTNNVLKQIKEEIL from the coding sequence ATGAAAGCCATCCAGAGGGTAAATTTCGAGGATTGCGATCCGTTCTCCCACCTGAACAATGCAAACTACATCCGTTATTTTATAACAGCCAGGGAAGAGCAGCTCAGGACCAATAACGTACTCAAACAAATTAAAGAGGAAATTTTATAA
- a CDS encoding GNAT family N-acetyltransferase translates to MKSIIITDPEGCRQAWEKYWPVQDIFDIWSVRQCFNAAFNRPLSFHLIEDKGQVVGFLPLSRVEETGEYVFFPGETWKGKTWLEQNRVFAQSPEVFQALCDSVPGPLNLRYLRFNPLFEKMEQAGPDETGYLFYPRMHDFSMENFWLAFPGKTRKKLKADVKKIEERELAWRYNHMPDISEMFRLNMAAFTSDSYFSDARFYRSFERFAAYLQEMGMLRVTTAIVEGKIAAVDMGAVFNNTYTVVAGGTHPDFVGIAKVINLHHLEWACHNRLEAVDFLCGSFSWKERFRLSPRPSYEIHTQPDAAVFQGSHYGRKAVCA, encoded by the coding sequence ATGAAATCCATTATAATTACAGATCCGGAAGGTTGCCGTCAGGCCTGGGAAAAATATTGGCCGGTCCAGGACATATTTGATATTTGGTCTGTCAGGCAATGTTTCAATGCAGCATTTAACAGACCTTTAAGTTTCCACCTCATCGAAGACAAGGGCCAGGTTGTGGGGTTTCTTCCCCTGAGCCGGGTTGAAGAGACCGGCGAGTATGTGTTTTTTCCCGGAGAGACCTGGAAAGGCAAGACCTGGCTGGAGCAGAATCGGGTTTTTGCGCAATCCCCTGAAGTATTCCAGGCATTGTGCGATTCCGTGCCCGGACCACTGAATTTAAGATACCTGCGTTTCAATCCGTTGTTTGAAAAAATGGAGCAGGCGGGTCCTGACGAGACAGGCTATCTTTTTTACCCCCGGATGCATGACTTTTCCATGGAAAATTTCTGGCTGGCATTCCCAGGAAAAACCAGAAAAAAACTCAAGGCAGATGTTAAAAAAATTGAAGAGCGGGAGCTTGCCTGGCGATACAATCATATGCCCGATATCTCTGAAATGTTTCGTCTGAACATGGCTGCATTTACATCGGATTCCTACTTTAGCGATGCGCGGTTTTACCGCTCCTTTGAACGGTTTGCCGCATATCTGCAGGAAATGGGCATGCTCAGGGTTACCACAGCCATCGTGGAAGGAAAAATCGCGGCCGTGGATATGGGCGCCGTTTTCAACAACACCTACACGGTGGTGGCCGGGGGTACCCACCCGGATTTTGTGGGTATTGCCAAGGTGATCAACCTGCATCACTTGGAATGGGCTTGTCACAACCGCTTGGAAGCCGTGGATTTTCTGTGCGGCAGTTTTAGCTGGAAGGAACGGTTTCGTTTAAGCCCCAGGCCATCATATGAGATTCACACCCAGCCCGATGCGGCTGTTTTCCAGGGGAGCCATTATGGGCGAAAAGCCGTCTGCGCTTAA
- a CDS encoding NUDIX hydrolase: MDRPFVGVAVIVTRNRKVLLGKRKGAHGAGSWAFPGGHLEFNESIIDCASREVYEETGLCIKNCRYGTFTNDLFKAHNKHYVTLSVVCDYESGEPEIKEPDKCEEWKWFSWDNLPQPLFLSLRHLLDQDFNPFAMVK, encoded by the coding sequence ATGGACAGGCCTTTTGTGGGTGTTGCCGTGATCGTCACCCGAAACAGGAAAGTGCTATTGGGTAAAAGGAAAGGGGCGCATGGTGCAGGGTCCTGGGCGTTTCCCGGAGGTCATTTGGAATTTAACGAATCGATCATAGACTGCGCGTCCCGGGAGGTTTATGAAGAAACCGGCCTTTGCATCAAAAACTGCCGGTACGGCACATTTACCAATGATCTGTTTAAGGCGCATAACAAGCACTATGTGACGTTGTCTGTTGTCTGTGACTATGAATCCGGAGAACCGGAAATTAAAGAGCCTGATAAATGCGAAGAGTGGAAATGGTTTTCCTGGGATAACCTGCCGCAACCTTTATTCTTGTCACTGAGACATTTGCTTGATCAGGATTTTAATCCCTTTGCCATGGTAAAATAG
- a CDS encoding threonyl-tRNA synthetase editing domain-containing protein, giving the protein MRVLFWYCDKFAWTPTIKTLEQAPVSEPDEKHKVVVAFVHVEPKDIGPGSSSETKLVKNAKWLARKWDVTRILLHSFTHLGEEKADPDGARLLLDRVNQRLVTAEYDASVTAYGYYNDLVLEAPGHPLARIYKEF; this is encoded by the coding sequence ATGAGAGTATTATTCTGGTATTGTGATAAATTTGCCTGGACACCTACCATCAAAACCCTTGAACAAGCACCGGTCTCAGAGCCGGATGAAAAACATAAAGTTGTCGTGGCGTTTGTCCATGTCGAACCCAAAGATATCGGGCCGGGCAGTTCATCCGAAACCAAACTTGTAAAAAATGCCAAATGGCTTGCCAGGAAATGGGATGTCACCAGGATACTGCTTCATTCATTTACCCATCTCGGGGAAGAAAAAGCAGATCCTGATGGGGCCAGGCTTCTTTTGGACAGAGTGAATCAAAGACTTGTGACGGCAGAATATGACGCATCCGTAACCGCCTACGGATACTACAACGACCTGGTCCTTGAAGCTCCTGGCCATCCCCTGGCCCGCATCTATAAGGAATTTTAG
- a CDS encoding alanine racemase yields the protein MLAANNAQMTDTSSLLPREKVIEFITPYLKNKGVYLDIARAFGSPLYVLETDVLARKADQFRAAFSHRLPDTSFFYAMKSNNLPHLCGHLLKHGFGLDVSSGVELSVALDLGASSIIFSGPGKTIQELELAARYPDRVVILLDSIGEARRLASVLEEKNVRMPVGLRLNNNPEGLWRKFGVLPENLLSAFKEIQSLGRLNFQGLQFHSSWNLNPDRQTAFIKKLGQILSSMPKDFLDAVKFIDIGGGYWPAQGEWLLSDAPQDYIIDPGVSIDLFAKQLSGAIKEHILPLAPCRICFEPGRWICNDAMHILIQVVDCKETDLVITDAGGNMVGWERYETDYCPVINLTRPGLCEKRCHILGSLCTPHDVWGYAYFGSAIRENDILMIPAQGAYTYSLRQQFIKPVPRVAVKDGGRYFLLPQCVAPGE from the coding sequence ATGCTCGCAGCCAATAATGCACAGATGACAGACACAAGCTCCCTTTTGCCCCGGGAAAAAGTAATTGAATTCATAACTCCCTACTTAAAAAACAAGGGGGTGTACCTGGATATCGCCAGGGCCTTCGGATCACCCCTGTATGTTCTGGAAACCGATGTCCTGGCAAGAAAAGCAGACCAGTTCAGGGCGGCATTCAGCCACAGACTGCCGGACACCTCTTTTTTTTACGCCATGAAGAGCAACAATCTGCCCCATCTTTGCGGACATCTGCTCAAACACGGATTCGGGCTGGATGTATCCAGCGGAGTGGAATTGTCCGTGGCCCTGGATCTGGGCGCGTCATCCATTATTTTCAGCGGTCCGGGCAAAACCATCCAGGAGTTGGAACTTGCGGCCCGGTACCCGGACCGGGTGGTGATTCTCCTGGACAGTATCGGTGAAGCCCGGCGGCTGGCCTCGGTGCTTGAAGAAAAGAATGTCCGCATGCCCGTAGGATTGCGGCTGAACAACAATCCCGAAGGCCTGTGGCGCAAATTCGGGGTATTGCCGGAAAATTTGCTGTCTGCGTTTAAAGAGATCCAGTCCCTTGGCCGGCTGAATTTTCAGGGACTGCAGTTTCACTCCTCCTGGAATCTTAACCCGGACAGGCAGACCGCGTTTATTAAAAAACTGGGTCAAATCCTTTCCTCCATGCCTAAAGATTTCCTGGATGCGGTGAAATTTATTGATATTGGCGGCGGCTACTGGCCTGCCCAGGGGGAGTGGCTTTTGTCGGATGCGCCCCAGGACTATATCATTGATCCCGGGGTCTCCATTGATTTGTTCGCAAAACAATTGTCAGGAGCCATTAAAGAGCACATTCTGCCCTTGGCCCCGTGCCGGATCTGTTTTGAACCGGGCCGCTGGATCTGCAATGATGCCATGCACATTCTCATCCAGGTGGTGGACTGCAAAGAGACAGATCTGGTCATCACCGATGCCGGCGGCAATATGGTGGGATGGGAACGGTATGAAACCGATTACTGTCCGGTGATTAATTTGACCCGGCCCGGCCTTTGTGAAAAAAGATGCCATATTCTGGGCTCTTTGTGCACACCCCATGATGTCTGGGGATATGCCTATTTCGGTTCGGCCATCAGGGAAAATGACATCCTCATGATTCCGGCCCAGGGTGCATATACTTACAGTCTGCGCCAGCAATTCATCAAGCCCGTTCCCCGGGTGGCAGTCAAGGACGGCGGACGGTATTTTCTTCTTCCCCAGTGCGTTGCACCAGGCGAGTAA
- a CDS encoding sigma-54 dependent transcriptional regulator, translating to MLIRLACAIKETKIRTELENRLAEQDVQLQFFKPSTLSWQALARSCADVFIVSSATIPKPVESSISLLNDLPESPMTIVLHNRESSEEHANLLASGVDVVFYSGIPMDSLFEALETTLESRRQFYYSERFDRRGRFLPRLNDFTSNSRDMQVFLDETRQVVSSDATILLLGETGVGKEHLSKAIHTDSHRATGPFIAINMAAIPEQLMESELFGHEQGAFTGAVRSRRGAFELAHGGTIFLDEIGDMPLQMQTKLLRVLQELEFTPVGGEKSVWVDVRVIAATNKDLEDEVEKGNFRKDLFYRLGVISLTLPPLRRRKEDIPSLANHFLTMNQQKFGKNLKRFSQPAMEALSNYHWPGNIRELMNVIERAVLLCKSDIITLEELPSVFHNAAPVRMNCGASELCLPREWETMTLPQVRDAVYDQVEALYLAMVLKKTGGKIGETAKIAGIHPRGLYAKMKKLGLDKAEFKTK from the coding sequence ATGTTAATTCGACTGGCATGTGCCATTAAAGAGACAAAAATACGCACTGAGCTTGAGAACAGGCTGGCTGAACAGGATGTTCAGCTTCAATTTTTTAAACCCAGCACCCTTTCCTGGCAAGCCCTTGCCAGAAGCTGTGCCGACGTATTTATTGTCAGCAGCGCCACAATTCCCAAACCCGTCGAATCCAGTATTTCCCTGCTCAACGATCTTCCGGAATCGCCCATGACCATCGTTCTGCATAATCGGGAGTCGTCGGAAGAGCATGCCAATCTTCTGGCCTCGGGTGTTGATGTGGTGTTTTACTCCGGCATTCCCATGGACAGTCTTTTTGAAGCTCTTGAGACAACGCTGGAATCACGCCGTCAATTCTATTATTCGGAACGGTTTGACCGGCGGGGACGTTTTTTACCCCGGCTTAACGATTTCACCTCCAACAGCCGGGATATGCAGGTGTTTCTGGATGAAACCCGGCAGGTGGTCTCCAGCGACGCCACCATACTGCTGCTTGGGGAGACCGGCGTGGGCAAGGAGCATCTGTCCAAAGCCATTCATACAGACAGCCACAGAGCCACAGGCCCCTTCATTGCCATCAATATGGCAGCCATCCCGGAACAGCTCATGGAAAGCGAGCTTTTCGGGCACGAGCAAGGGGCTTTTACCGGAGCGGTGCGTTCCCGGCGGGGGGCCTTTGAACTGGCCCATGGCGGCACTATTTTTCTGGATGAGATCGGTGACATGCCGTTGCAGATGCAGACCAAGCTGCTCCGGGTGTTGCAGGAACTCGAATTTACGCCCGTTGGTGGTGAAAAATCAGTGTGGGTGGATGTCCGGGTTATTGCAGCCACCAACAAGGACCTTGAAGATGAGGTTGAAAAGGGTAATTTCCGAAAAGATCTTTTTTACCGTCTCGGGGTGATTTCACTAACTCTTCCGCCCCTGAGGAGACGTAAAGAGGATATCCCCTCACTGGCCAACCATTTTCTGACCATGAACCAGCAGAAATTCGGCAAAAATCTCAAACGCTTTTCCCAGCCGGCCATGGAAGCTTTGTCCAACTACCACTGGCCGGGCAATATACGGGAACTGATGAACGTTATTGAACGGGCTGTCCTGCTGTGCAAGTCAGATATCATCACCCTGGAAGAGCTGCCCTCGGTTTTCCATAATGCCGCACCTGTCAGAATGAATTGCGGGGCGTCAGAACTTTGCCTGCCCCGGGAATGGGAAACCATGACCCTGCCCCAGGTCCGGGACGCCGTGTATGACCAGGTGGAGGCTTTGTATCTGGCCATGGTGCTGAAAAAAACCGGCGGCAAAATTGGCGAAACCGCAAAAATTGCAGGCATTCACCCCAGGGGGCTGTATGCCAAAATGAAAAAGCTGGGACTGGATAAAGCTGAATTTAAGACCAAATAG
- a CDS encoding HD domain-containing protein yields MSVDAEQKMLGMMASKKIFLKKYNRAKQLFCELVDRQSRLLVENSQKKEGNDTPDKIDVKESINFLNEIMDMLLETDPLILNSIKDYFSINDYLFQHSLGVCYIGSIVLQRFNKLFSQHINNMLITQFKETLKHRQADEMAQFYYYPPEAVRTISLGYLLHDMGKIKIPPSLLNKKSELTAKDLKEVQKHAGEYGAAFLTLNGIHDVYVENIVKYHHAAIYLNEKNSYPDYESPSDLPPYVKICKVADKYSAMTLKRSYGEAVNPTKVVNTIFKEYSGRDPVLQLILYSFVKEVGTCPAGSILTLKNGQSVYVVNSRGPEVIIFTDPDGKTSETTGQIVNLSSPESKRQNLIIDGQHLPKTPVEMFNRLPAYLQEFHLEKPDENVALTPETS; encoded by the coding sequence ATGTCCGTTGATGCTGAACAGAAGATGCTTGGGATGATGGCATCGAAAAAAATTTTTCTGAAAAAATACAACCGGGCCAAACAATTATTTTGCGAACTGGTTGACAGACAAAGTCGCCTGTTAGTTGAAAATTCCCAGAAAAAAGAAGGCAACGACACACCGGACAAAATAGATGTTAAAGAGAGCATAAATTTCCTGAACGAAATCATGGATATGCTCCTGGAGACAGATCCGTTGATTTTGAACAGCATAAAAGACTATTTTTCAATCAATGACTATCTTTTTCAACACTCATTGGGTGTCTGTTATATCGGAAGCATTGTGCTACAGCGCTTCAACAAGCTGTTTTCACAGCATATCAACAATATGCTCATTACCCAATTTAAAGAAACTCTGAAACACCGTCAGGCCGATGAGATGGCACAGTTTTACTACTACCCCCCTGAAGCTGTGCGCACCATTTCCCTGGGTTATCTTCTCCACGATATGGGTAAAATAAAGATCCCGCCTTCGCTGTTGAACAAAAAAAGCGAATTGACTGCAAAGGATCTCAAAGAGGTGCAAAAACATGCCGGAGAATACGGTGCCGCGTTTTTGACATTGAACGGTATCCATGATGTGTATGTGGAAAATATTGTCAAATACCACCACGCGGCAATCTATCTTAATGAAAAAAATTCTTATCCTGACTATGAATCCCCTTCAGACCTGCCGCCTTATGTTAAAATTTGCAAAGTCGCAGACAAATATAGCGCCATGACCTTGAAACGAAGCTACGGCGAAGCGGTTAATCCGACCAAAGTGGTCAATACGATTTTTAAGGAATATTCCGGGCGTGACCCCGTTCTGCAGCTGATTCTCTATTCATTTGTCAAGGAAGTCGGGACCTGTCCTGCGGGAAGCATTCTGACTTTGAAAAACGGTCAGTCCGTTTATGTGGTGAACAGCCGGGGGCCTGAGGTCATCATATTTACCGATCCGGACGGAAAGACCAGTGAGACAACGGGTCAAATCGTTAATCTTTCCAGCCCTGAAAGCAAACGTCAAAATCTGATTATTGACGGTCAGCATCTTCCCAAAACGCCGGTGGAAATGTTTAACCGGCTTCCTGCGTATCTGCAGGAATTTCATTTGGAAAAACCAGACGAAAACGTGGCCCTGACTCCAGAAACATCCTGA
- a CDS encoding ATP-grasp domain-containing protein, producing the protein MGEKPSALKKKQVLVVGTTSDYIEWIRNIRPGQALFLTEPKVRQDATEPCPEAGEEILCPICDIDGAVSALEQHKKDFGVTLSGIACFDCESMEAASILAEKMGLSYHDLETVRNSRDKFISKQLWRKCQIPCPQTCPVNTEIEVLNFLDELPAGIVLKPFCGSGSELVFKCVTRKECDAAFNEVSDGLAARTGNPLFKPTDAGTFQMLAEEWVAGPEFSCDFLMEKDRAVVLRRTRKIKVDSRPFGTISGYAICRENGDDHGMPSNEILSDIFYRAAGALGIKTGVCMVDFILRNRKPVLIEMTPRPGGDCLPFLLKEAGNIDILGLTLDAAQGDPWKNEKKGPYKPLVAFRIHARKNGVLKRIKTAAVEDDKRVKSIHLIRTPGHKVTMPPLDYDSWLLGHMIIEPHRHKFFETECLLIAKRIDIEMG; encoded by the coding sequence ATGGGCGAAAAGCCGTCTGCGCTTAAAAAAAAACAGGTGCTGGTCGTGGGCACCACATCCGACTACATTGAATGGATCAGAAATATCCGTCCCGGACAGGCCCTTTTTCTGACGGAACCAAAGGTTCGTCAGGATGCCACTGAACCCTGTCCGGAGGCCGGCGAGGAAATTTTATGCCCCATCTGCGATATTGACGGCGCAGTTTCGGCCTTGGAGCAACACAAAAAAGACTTCGGGGTTACCCTGTCGGGTATTGCCTGCTTTGATTGCGAGTCCATGGAGGCCGCATCCATCCTGGCAGAAAAGATGGGCCTTTCCTACCACGATCTTGAGACTGTCAGGAACAGCAGGGATAAATTTATCTCAAAACAGTTATGGCGGAAATGTCAGATCCCTTGCCCCCAGACCTGTCCGGTCAATACCGAAATTGAGGTGCTGAACTTTTTGGATGAATTGCCGGCAGGCATTGTACTTAAACCCTTTTGCGGTTCCGGCAGCGAGCTTGTATTTAAATGCGTGACCCGAAAAGAGTGCGATGCCGCATTCAATGAGGTATCAGACGGACTTGCCGCCCGGACCGGAAATCCATTGTTTAAACCCACGGATGCCGGTACATTCCAGATGCTGGCCGAGGAGTGGGTGGCCGGACCTGAATTTTCCTGTGATTTTCTTATGGAAAAAGACCGGGCCGTGGTCCTGCGCAGAACCCGGAAAATAAAGGTGGACAGCAGACCATTCGGCACCATTTCAGGTTATGCGATATGCCGGGAAAACGGTGATGACCACGGAATGCCTTCCAATGAAATACTCTCGGATATTTTTTACAGAGCAGCCGGGGCCCTGGGTATAAAAACAGGCGTCTGCATGGTGGATTTTATTTTAAGGAACAGAAAACCAGTACTCATAGAGATGACTCCCCGGCCCGGCGGAGACTGTCTGCCTTTTCTGCTGAAGGAAGCCGGAAACATCGACATACTTGGTTTGACCCTGGATGCGGCCCAGGGTGATCCCTGGAAAAATGAAAAAAAAGGGCCATACAAACCCCTGGTGGCATTCCGTATCCATGCCCGTAAAAATGGTGTATTGAAACGCATCAAAACCGCTGCTGTGGAAGATGATAAACGGGTAAAAAGTATTCACCTGATCCGCACCCCGGGACACAAAGTGACCATGCCGCCTTTGGACTATGATTCGTGGCTGTTGGGTCACATGATTATTGAACCTCACAGGCACAAATTTTTCGAAACCGAGTGTCTTTTGATCGCCAAACGTATCGACATTGAAATGGGTTAG
- the nfo gene encoding deoxyribonuclease IV, whose amino-acid sequence MKYLGAHVSAAGGVENAPGNAQKIGATCFALFTKNQRQWQAKPLSDKNINNFKVNCGTLGFGPGQILAHDSYLINLGHPEKAALEKSRLAFIDEMQRCHQLGIAMLNFHPGSTLKKIGMDDCLATIAQSINIAHQKVPDVIAVIENTAGQGSNVGFDFEQIKAIIDQVEDQSRTGVCIDTCHAFAAGYDFVTREGYERTWDLFDSIIGFKNLKGMHLNDAKKQINSRVDRHESIGKGQIGLGAFQKIMEDKRLDHIPMILETPNDSLWAREISLLTSMIKS is encoded by the coding sequence TTGAAATATCTGGGAGCCCATGTGAGTGCGGCAGGCGGTGTTGAAAATGCGCCGGGCAACGCCCAAAAAATAGGGGCGACCTGTTTTGCCCTTTTTACAAAAAATCAGCGGCAGTGGCAGGCCAAGCCCTTATCGGACAAAAACATCAATAATTTTAAAGTAAACTGCGGCACCTTAGGTTTTGGACCAGGGCAGATTCTTGCCCATGACTCTTATTTGATCAACCTTGGCCATCCGGAAAAAGCGGCACTGGAAAAATCCAGACTTGCGTTCATAGATGAAATGCAACGATGCCATCAGCTTGGCATTGCCATGCTCAATTTCCACCCGGGTTCCACCTTGAAAAAGATCGGCATGGATGACTGCCTTGCCACCATCGCCCAGTCCATAAACATTGCCCATCAAAAGGTGCCGGACGTCATTGCCGTGATAGAAAACACCGCTGGCCAGGGAAGCAACGTGGGCTTTGACTTTGAGCAGATAAAGGCCATCATTGACCAGGTGGAAGATCAATCCCGCACCGGTGTATGCATTGACACCTGCCACGCCTTTGCTGCCGGATATGATTTTGTTACCCGGGAAGGCTATGAACGAACCTGGGACCTGTTCGACTCCATCATTGGTTTTAAAAACTTAAAGGGCATGCATCTGAACGACGCCAAAAAGCAGATCAACTCCAGGGTGGATCGGCATGAAAGCATAGGGAAGGGACAGATTGGCCTTGGCGCGTTTCAAAAAATTATGGAAGATAAACGCCTGGACCATATCCCCATGATTCTGGAAACGCCGAACGATAGCCTGTGGGCCCGGGAAATTTCTTTGCTCACATCCATGATCAAGTCCTAA